The Girardinichthys multiradiatus isolate DD_20200921_A chromosome Y, DD_fGirMul_XY1, whole genome shotgun sequence genome has a window encoding:
- the LOC124864441 gene encoding acyl carrier protein, mitochondrial-like, producing MAARVLQLCVRSLARPSLGLFPVNLALRAAVAPAVTVHRPFSFAADSRRTRWLGQSRISSVELLCRQYGDLPPLTLETIKDRVMYVLKLYDKINPEKIQATSHFMKDLGLDSLDRVEIIMAMEDEFGFEIPDAEAEKLMTPEEIIQYIADKKDVYE from the exons ATGGCGGCCCGTGTCCTGCAGCTGTGTGTCCGCTCGCTCGCACGGCCCTCGCTGGGGCTTTTCCCGGTTAACCTCGCACTCAGAGCGGCTGTCGCTCCGGCAGTCACCGTCCACCGACCTTTCTCCTTCGCCGCAGACAGCCGGAGAACGCGGTGGCTGGGACAGAGCAGG ATCTCATCAGTGGAGTTGTTGTGTCGACAGTATGGCGACCTGCCCCCTCTCACCCTAGAAACCATCAAAGACCGTGTCATGTATGTCCTGAAACTTTACGACAAGATCAACCCAGAAAAG ATTCAGGCAACCTCCCATTTCATGAAAGATTTGGGCTTGGACAGCTTGGACCGGGTGGAGATCATAATGGCCATGGAAGATGAGTTTG GCTTTGAGATCCCAGATGCCGAAGCAGAGAAGCTCATGACTCCAGAGGAGATTATACAGTACATTGCAGACAAGAAGGATGTTTATGAATAA
- the LOC124864440 gene encoding dynactin subunit 5, whose protein sequence is MELSEILYNKAEYIETASGNKVSRQSVLCGSQNIVLNGKTIVMNDCIIRGDLANVRVGRHCVVKSRSVIRPPFKKFSKGVAFFPLHIGDHVFIEEDCVVNAAQIGSYVHIGKNCVIGRRCVLKDCCKILDNTVLPPETVVPPFTVFSGCPGLFSGELPECTQDLMIDVTKSYYQKFLPLSQI, encoded by the exons ATGGAGCTGTCTGAAATACTGTACAACAAAGCGGAGTACATTGAGACG GCTTCTGGAAACAAAGTGAGCAGGCAGTCTGTGCTGTGCGGGAGTCAAAACATCGTCCTGAACGGCAAA ACTATCGTGATGAATGACTGCATCATCAGGGGGGATTTGGCTAACGTCAGAGTGGGTAGACACTGTGTTGTAAAAAGCCGGAGCGTTATTCGACCACCTTTTAAAAAGTTCAGCAAAGG TGTGGCGTTTTTCCCGCTCCACATCGGAGATCATGTCTTCATCGAGGAGGACTGTGTGGTCAATGCAGCACAGATCGGCTCCTATGTCCACATTGGCAAGAACTGCGTGATA GGTCGTCGATGCGTGCTGAAAGACTGCTGCAAGATCTTAGACAACACGGTGCTTCCTCCTGAGACAGTCGTGCCACCTTTCACAGTCTTCTCCGGATGCCCAG GTCTGTTTTCTGGAGAGCTCCCAGAGTGTACACAGGATCTAATGATTGATGTAACCAAGAGTTACTACCAGAAGTTCCTGCCCCTCAGCCAGATCTGA